In a single window of the Orcinus orca chromosome 9, mOrcOrc1.1, whole genome shotgun sequence genome:
- the ADCK2 gene encoding uncharacterized aarF domain-containing protein kinase 2 isoform X1: MVTPWRFSVRVCLSHLRGLELRKDLGLLRPSGCCRKARLCWLLLGTLPKLISASEDIGKGVPESLCRQRTSWSDLAENGPLERVRPEQRLGCLLLHLRIWLRAGALLVKFFPLLLLYPLTYLAPSVSRLWLHLLLKATETSGPTYIKLGQWASTRRDLFSEAFCAQFSKLHVQVTPHPWTHTEHFLRQAFGEDWGRVLCFEKQEPVGSGCVAQVYKARANPAFLENDSIRRLATASRLQLSSEAGKVRGLGELLGHLGKAWRPQGSLADQSFLEGLLFPKADLVGSNAVLSQASGLAHGPQPDHLIPVAVKVLHPGLLAQVQMDLLLMKMGSRVLALLPGIKWLSLPEIVEEFEKLMVQQIDLRYEARNLEHFQCNFLNVNSVKFPTPLRPFVTRDVLVETYEESVPVSSYQQAGIPRDVKRKIARLGINMLLKMIFVDNFVHADLHPGNILVQGADGLPKSQEAQPQQIDVCDALAAAVTPARCPLCLVLLDAGIVAELQAADLSNFREVFMAVVMGQGQRVAELILHHARASECKDVEGFKAEMARLVTQARKNTITLEKLQVSILLSNVFKLLMTHKVKLESNFASIVFAIMVLEGLGRSLDPKLDILEAAKPFLLPGLATSR; this comes from the exons ATGGTGACCCCCTGGCGGTTCTCTGTCAGGGTCTGCTTGTCGCACCTAAGGGGCTTGGAGCTCAGAAAGGACCTCGGCCTTTTGAGACCCTCTGGGTGCTGTCGCAAGGCTAGACTCTGTTGGCTTCTGCTTGGCACTTTGCCCAAACTCATCTCAGCCTCTGAGGACATTGGCAAGGGGGTCCCTGAGAGCTTGTGTCGGCAAAGGACCAGTTGGAGTGACCTGGCTGAAAACGGGCCACTGGAGAGAGTCCGCCCGGAGCAGCGGCTAGGCTGCCTCCTTCTGCACTTGCGGATCTGGCTCCGCGCGGGGGCGCTCTTGGTGAAATTCTTCCCCCTCCTTCTACTCTACCCCCTCACCTACCTGGCTCCCAGTGTCTCCAGGCTCTGGCTCCACCTGCTTCTGAAAGCCACCGAGACCTCCGGTCCAACGTACATCAAACTCGGCCAGTGGGCCAGCACCCGGCGTGATCTCTTCTCAGAGGCTTTCTGTGCGCAGTTCTCCAAGCTGCACGTCCAGGTGACGCCCCATCCTTGGACCCACACTGAACACTTCCTACGGCAGGCCTTCGGAGAGGACTGGGGGAGGGTCCTTTGCTTTGAGAAGCAGGAGCCTGTGGGTTCCGGCTGCGTGGCCCAAGTGTACAAAGCACGTGCCAATCCTGCCTTCCTGGAGAATGACAGCATCCGGAGACTGGCCACAGCCTCCAGACTGCAGCTTTCTTCGGAAGCCGGGAAAGTCCGGGGGCTGGGAGAGCTCCTTGGACACTTGGGGAAGGCGTGGAGGCCTCAAGGAAGTCTTGCCGACCAGTCATTTCTAGAAGGGCTGCTCTTCCCTAAAGCTGACCTGGTTGGATCGAATGCAGTCTTGTCTCAGGCTTCGGGACTCGCCCATGGACCACAGCCAGATCACCTCATCCCCGTGGCCGTGAAA GTGTTGCACCCTGGCCTGCTTGCTCAGGTGCAGATGGACCTGCTGCTGATGAAGATGGGCAGCCGAGTCCTTGCACTTTTGCCAGGAATCAAGTGGCTCAGCTTGCCTGAGATTGTGGAGGAATTTGAGAAGCTCATGGTGCAACAG ATCGACCTGCGTTATGAAGCTCGGAATCTAGAACACTTCCAATGCAACTTCCTGAATGTGAACTCTGTCAAATTCCCCACCCCTCTGCGTCCCTTTGTCACCAGGGATGTCTTGGTGGAAACGTATGAA GAGAGTGTGCCTGTGTCTAGTTACCAGCAAGCAGGGATTCCCAGGGACGTGAAGAGGAAGATTGCGCGGCTGGGGATCAACATGCTCCTGAAGATG ATATTTGTGGACAACTTTGTCCATGCGGACCTTCACCCTGGGAACATCCTGGTTCAGGGCGCCGACGGTCTTCCCAAGAGCCAAGAGGCGCAGCCTCAGCAGATAGATGTCTGTGACGCGCTGGCAGCGGCTGTGACGCCTGCCCGGTGCCCGCTGTGCCTGGTGCTTCTGGACGCCGGCATTGTGGCCGAGCTGCAGGCTGCCGACCTGAGTAACTTCCGGGAAGTCTTCATGGCCGTGGTGATGGGGCAG GGCCAAAGAGTGGCTGAGCTCATCCTGCATCATGCCCGGGCCAGTGAGTGCAAGGATGTGGAGGGATTTAAGGCTGAGATGGCCAGGCTGGTGACCCAGGCCAGGAAGAACACCATCACGCTGGAAAAG CTTCAAGTTTCCATCCTTCTCTCGAATGTCTTTAAGTTGCTGATGACTCACAAG gtAAAGCTTGAGAGCAACTTTGCCTCAATTGTGTTTGCCATCATGGTGTTGGAGGGGCTTGGCCGctcactggaccctaaactgGACATCCTGGAGGCAGCAAAGCCCTTCCTTCTGCCAGGACTAGCGACCTCCCGCTGA
- the ADCK2 gene encoding uncharacterized aarF domain-containing protein kinase 2 isoform X2: MVTPWRFSVRVCLSHLRGLELRKDLGLLRPSGCCRKARLCWLLLGTLPKLISASEDIGKGVPESLCRQRTSWSDLAENGPLERVRPEQRLGCLLLHLRIWLRAGALLVKFFPLLLLYPLTYLAPSVSRLWLHLLLKATETSGPTYIKLGQWASTRRDLFSEAFCAQFSKLHVQVTPHPWTHTEHFLRQAFGEDWGRVLCFEKQEPVGSGCVAQVYKARANPAFLENDSIRRLATASRLQLSSEAGKVRGLGELLGHLGKAWRPQGSLADQSFLEGLLFPKADLVGSNAVLSQASGLAHGPQPDHLIPVAVKVLHPGLLAQVQMDLLLMKMGSRVLALLPGIKWLSLPEIVEEFEKLMVQQIDLRYEARNLEHFQCNFLNVNSVKFPTPLRPFVTRDVLVETYEESVPVSSYQQAGIPRDVKRKIARLGINMLLKMIFVDNFVHADLHPGNILVQGADGLPKSQEAQPQQIDVCDALAAAVTPARCPLCLVLLDAGIVAELQAADLSNFREVFMAVVMGQGQRVAELILHHARASECKDVEGFKAEMARLVTQARKNTITLEKVKLESNFASIVFAIMVLEGLGRSLDPKLDILEAAKPFLLPGLATSR, translated from the exons ATGGTGACCCCCTGGCGGTTCTCTGTCAGGGTCTGCTTGTCGCACCTAAGGGGCTTGGAGCTCAGAAAGGACCTCGGCCTTTTGAGACCCTCTGGGTGCTGTCGCAAGGCTAGACTCTGTTGGCTTCTGCTTGGCACTTTGCCCAAACTCATCTCAGCCTCTGAGGACATTGGCAAGGGGGTCCCTGAGAGCTTGTGTCGGCAAAGGACCAGTTGGAGTGACCTGGCTGAAAACGGGCCACTGGAGAGAGTCCGCCCGGAGCAGCGGCTAGGCTGCCTCCTTCTGCACTTGCGGATCTGGCTCCGCGCGGGGGCGCTCTTGGTGAAATTCTTCCCCCTCCTTCTACTCTACCCCCTCACCTACCTGGCTCCCAGTGTCTCCAGGCTCTGGCTCCACCTGCTTCTGAAAGCCACCGAGACCTCCGGTCCAACGTACATCAAACTCGGCCAGTGGGCCAGCACCCGGCGTGATCTCTTCTCAGAGGCTTTCTGTGCGCAGTTCTCCAAGCTGCACGTCCAGGTGACGCCCCATCCTTGGACCCACACTGAACACTTCCTACGGCAGGCCTTCGGAGAGGACTGGGGGAGGGTCCTTTGCTTTGAGAAGCAGGAGCCTGTGGGTTCCGGCTGCGTGGCCCAAGTGTACAAAGCACGTGCCAATCCTGCCTTCCTGGAGAATGACAGCATCCGGAGACTGGCCACAGCCTCCAGACTGCAGCTTTCTTCGGAAGCCGGGAAAGTCCGGGGGCTGGGAGAGCTCCTTGGACACTTGGGGAAGGCGTGGAGGCCTCAAGGAAGTCTTGCCGACCAGTCATTTCTAGAAGGGCTGCTCTTCCCTAAAGCTGACCTGGTTGGATCGAATGCAGTCTTGTCTCAGGCTTCGGGACTCGCCCATGGACCACAGCCAGATCACCTCATCCCCGTGGCCGTGAAA GTGTTGCACCCTGGCCTGCTTGCTCAGGTGCAGATGGACCTGCTGCTGATGAAGATGGGCAGCCGAGTCCTTGCACTTTTGCCAGGAATCAAGTGGCTCAGCTTGCCTGAGATTGTGGAGGAATTTGAGAAGCTCATGGTGCAACAG ATCGACCTGCGTTATGAAGCTCGGAATCTAGAACACTTCCAATGCAACTTCCTGAATGTGAACTCTGTCAAATTCCCCACCCCTCTGCGTCCCTTTGTCACCAGGGATGTCTTGGTGGAAACGTATGAA GAGAGTGTGCCTGTGTCTAGTTACCAGCAAGCAGGGATTCCCAGGGACGTGAAGAGGAAGATTGCGCGGCTGGGGATCAACATGCTCCTGAAGATG ATATTTGTGGACAACTTTGTCCATGCGGACCTTCACCCTGGGAACATCCTGGTTCAGGGCGCCGACGGTCTTCCCAAGAGCCAAGAGGCGCAGCCTCAGCAGATAGATGTCTGTGACGCGCTGGCAGCGGCTGTGACGCCTGCCCGGTGCCCGCTGTGCCTGGTGCTTCTGGACGCCGGCATTGTGGCCGAGCTGCAGGCTGCCGACCTGAGTAACTTCCGGGAAGTCTTCATGGCCGTGGTGATGGGGCAG GGCCAAAGAGTGGCTGAGCTCATCCTGCATCATGCCCGGGCCAGTGAGTGCAAGGATGTGGAGGGATTTAAGGCTGAGATGGCCAGGCTGGTGACCCAGGCCAGGAAGAACACCATCACGCTGGAAAAG gtAAAGCTTGAGAGCAACTTTGCCTCAATTGTGTTTGCCATCATGGTGTTGGAGGGGCTTGGCCGctcactggaccctaaactgGACATCCTGGAGGCAGCAAAGCCCTTCCTTCTGCCAGGACTAGCGACCTCCCGCTGA